The following are from one region of the uncultured Fusobacterium sp. genome:
- a CDS encoding polysaccharide deacetylase family protein codes for MKIYVIGKRDLELEKLNANRNILLYVSFIEAIVRAFFQKGSIIYSNEKNDLLVFLEKFLRIPYLYGKIENILKFENHYSKIKKYEIPVLMYHQFVKNKEDGGKIKLFVTEKQFETHLKILKFLGYQTITFEELEKIGLQNRFYKKYIILTVDDGYKDNYEILYPLLKKYNMKAVIFLVSGLKYNKWTIESSDEKYFELMDDEEVLELQNSGLVEFGGHTLTHLSFLNADKNMAEYEVIEDKKITEKRLEKSLKVFAYPYGHRKEETKEIVKRSGYSFAVSTDTGSGIITEDLYDIRRTAIDKTSLFDFLRKISPGYLQYKAKKYKNKRR; via the coding sequence ATGAAAATTTATGTAATAGGAAAAAGAGATTTGGAGTTAGAAAAATTAAATGCAAATAGGAATATACTATTATATGTAAGCTTTATAGAAGCAATTGTAAGAGCTTTTTTTCAAAAGGGTAGTATAATATATTCAAATGAAAAGAATGATTTATTAGTGTTTTTAGAAAAATTTTTAAGAATACCATATTTATATGGAAAAATAGAAAATATTTTAAAATTTGAAAATCATTATTCGAAAATAAAAAAATATGAGATTCCAGTTTTAATGTATCATCAGTTTGTAAAAAATAAAGAAGATGGTGGAAAAATAAAACTATTTGTTACAGAGAAACAATTTGAAACTCACTTAAAAATATTAAAATTTTTAGGGTATCAAACAATAACTTTTGAAGAGTTAGAAAAGATAGGATTACAAAATAGATTTTATAAAAAATATATTATTTTAACTGTAGATGATGGTTATAAAGATAATTATGAAATACTATATCCATTATTAAAAAAGTATAATATGAAAGCTGTAATTTTTTTAGTTTCTGGTTTAAAATATAATAAATGGACAATTGAAAGTAGTGATGAAAAATATTTTGAGTTAATGGATGATGAAGAAGTTCTTGAATTGCAAAATAGTGGATTAGTAGAATTTGGAGGACATACTTTAACACATTTAAGTTTTTTAAATGCTGATAAAAATATGGCTGAATATGAAGTAATTGAAGATAAAAAAATAACAGAAAAAAGATTAGAAAAAAGTTTGAAAGTATTTGCATATCCTTATGGACATAGAAAAGAAGAAACAAAAGAAATAGTAAAAAGAAGTGGATATAGTTTTGCTGTATCAACAGATACAGGAAGTGGGATAATAACAGAAGATCTATATGATATAAGAAGAACAGCTATTGATAAAACTTCATTATTTGATTTTTTAAGAAAAATATCTCCAGGATATCTTCAGTATAAAGCAAAAAAATATAAAAATAAAAGAAGGTAA